The nucleotide sequence ACCATTTAAAATCAGCACATTTATAATGGTTGTACATTTGATTTTCGTTTGCCATTGTAATTGACAGGGGCGTTGCGGCTATCAACTTACACTTTAGATTAGTGGTAGTGGCTTCATTTAAGAAGCTATGGGTATTGCCGCTATTTATTAAAACCACCAACCTCCTTTTTCCTGACTGCCCCTTCACCTTGACGGTCTTCCCTGCAGGACCCTTTCAATGCATGGAAGGAGACCTCCCCtccttcatcttcaacctctgcTTCCTCTATAGGATCAATGACTTCCTCTACACCCTCTTAttcctcctcttctttctcttcctctgttCCTTCCATTTTTAGCAATTGCCTCTTGCATGATGGCCGGGGCTGTAATGATCACCACGTTGATAGCAGAGTCCCAATTCCCTTCTCTGCTCCATTGTGGTTCCCTCAGCCACATTAGTATTGGTCCTAGGGGGTCCAAATGTAGCCCTCGTACTTATCCCTTTCAAATTCATCCTCACAATCAGTTGGGAATTGGAGTTTGGCTTAGGCCACAGCTTATGCTTCCCAAATATGGCCTTCAATGTTAACTCTTGCAATTTGGCCTTCTCTGTGGCCTTCCTTTCCGTGGtaggcatcatcatctttaCCATTGTTCTGAGATCCCCCCCCAGGCCACTCACAAAATTTGACACAAAATACTATTCAATTAAGGATGGCTGAGCATTTCACATCAATGCTCTTAACTCCTCAAACTTATCTAAGTATTCAATCACTGTCCCTACTTGTTtaagcattttgaatttttcaatcacGTCAGACATGTCTTTCTCTCCGAATCTTTCACACAATTCCTCTGCTAACTCACTCCACCCTACCTCCATCTCTTTAGTCTTAATCCATATTTGGTATGAGGAATCGGTTGTATCATTGAGATAGGCCGTTGCCATGGTTACCTTCTACCCCTCTACCACATTGTATAGTTGAAAAAATTGCTCGCACCTGCGGTTCCACCATTTAAGCTTGGATCCGGCGAACATGGGAATCTCCAGTCATGGCATTGGAGTGTGACTATTAATTTGAGGAGTAATTCCTCTTACATGAACTCCCGTGCCCTCCTTAGATGGTTCAATTAGATCCTCCATCCCTGGGGTCGTGGCGGGATTCCATGGATGGAGTGGCTAGGATTTGTGAATGATTGCAACGGGAATTCATGCGGCCACCTGAATTGGGGTAGAGAGGACAACATGTTGAACATGCTATTAATAATTTGTCTGTACTGCTCCATTATCTCGCGGTGCTTCACCAATTCGCGTTCCATCTCCTCCTGCAAAGTGATCTAATCCTCTCTTCCCTGAATGAGCGCCTCGTGTGTCTGATTCATTCAAAACTTTAGCGCCTCCATTCGTGACTCCAATTGCTTCAAATGAGTTCCTTTTGCCATCGCTTCTTCACTGCAAGTTCACCTCAGATGACTCGATCCGATCTCCGTCTTCGTCACTGAGGATGattgactctgataccaaaatgttaAGTCTCAAATCTGAGACTTAAGCAATTCGGTAATTATAGTAGTTGTAGGAATTTGAattgaggagagagagagagagagaataggaggGAAAGAATTATGTTCTATTCATTCATAATTCCCATCCTCAGGCGCCCAATCCCCTTTTATAGGCTGCCTCACGTTGGAACCGTATGTGTACAAGTGGCTACAACTATAATTGCTAGGTACAACAGTTACTTATTACATGTGTTAGGCTAATTACAGCCTTACCTCCCCTCTTCTGCTAATTACAATTGAATCCCTGTCCACCTTAGGGTTCTGACAATAGGCATCTGGCAACTTAGGAGAATAATGGTTAAGATCCAAgtcttggaagaaacaaaagcccCAAACTAAAAAGGCCAATGGACCATACACGCGAATTGATGTTAAGCATTTCAAAATTCCATCGTACCTGATTACCACCACCTGTGGAAGGCTGAATGCTGGTTGCGGCGGCCGGAGAAGCAGAACAATACCAAGGCAGCCAAAGCGTTTTGAGATACCGAAAACCCTAAAATCTCATCCATTTTATAGCCAGCGGCTATACTGAACTGCCTGGTTGAACTTGAACCACATGGTCTTCTTGTAATGGTCCGGTTCATCTGTAACGCTTATCTGAGATATTTTATAGCCAGGGTGTTACAAATGAACCGGACCATTACAAGAAGACCATGTGGTTCAAGTTCTACCGGGCGGTTCAGTATAGCCGCTGGCTATAAAATGGATGAGATTTTAGGGTTTTCGGTATCTCAAAACTCGTCGACTGCCTTGGTATTTTTCCGCTTCTCCAGCCTCTGCAACCAGCATTCAGCCTTCCTCGGGTGGTAATCAGGTACGGTGGAATTTCAAAATGTTTATCTCTCTCCGTTGAGGTTGATTTCTGAACAGAGTTTCATTCAGTTCTATATCTGCACTCGTTCTTTGCTTGATTCACGAAGAGTTTGCGGTGATCTGGATCAGCGATTCAAACTGTACTTGAGGACATTGTAAATATGTTTTAGTATTGATCCTGagctatttattaattttctatgGGCAGAATGGTAATGATGAACCAGACAGCTGCTGgtcttttatgttattttttttggttgttcTAGCATCTGAAAGCTTACTTGATTGAATTTTCTGACTCCGCAATGGAGTCACTAAAGAACTACCAATATGCCTTTTCCTCTTAGATTTAAAACTTTTGAATTGATCTAATGCTTTTATTTTCTTGCCCCATTTTCTATCCTAAATTTTGCCAGTTTTTCTTTGTTCAATCACTACACAATGTGTTACAAAATTTAGCTTATTGATCTTTAAAACGACCGCTAGAAGTAAAAGGGTTGGGTGTTGgggttttgttatttattttttgttttgagctTGGTTGAATAATTGACTAGAGAAAGAAAGCAATAGTTCCTGAAACTCCCTGGCAATAGCACTATGAAACTGAAATTTGGGCCTAAAACAATTTATCACGAGGCAAAATGGTTAACATCAATTCGCGTGTCTGTTTGGGCTTCTGTTTCTTCCAAGACTTCTATCTTAATCATTATTCTCCTAAGTTGCCAGATGCCTATTTATCTGTTTGTTGTTAATATCCATTACAGATTGTTGGAACCCATTTGGTTACTTGTTATGATTATGCAATTCTACCCCGTACGTGACTATTTATATTAAGTTGGGGCATATCACGATATTGTTTTGTCTGACTGAAGTCAGTTAAATTGTTCTGGAAAGCTCTCCCCTTAATGTCTTTATCTTTTGGCTATTAGTTGTGCTGATTTCTATCTGTTGACGTTAAGATTTTTTGACAGATTTATACTATACGCATTAAATACATTCTGTTTATGTCTTCTTTGGTTTGAAGCTGCAAGTTTTGACTGTACTTCTCTAGCTCAACAAATAGAGATCTTTCTTAATTTGACTGCCAAGACACGGGCAAAAAATAACCTGTAACATTTACACTATATTCAGTTTCTTTTTCACTGTGTCTTCTTACTGTTTTATCATTCCTAATAGCTTGTATGATACTGTCTTCCAGACCAGTGCACCAAAGTAATTGGAAATGGCAGATAACAATTCAACTTCTGATTCGCAGGCCAAAAGCCATACCCAAAATCCTGATGGGGATTTACACTCTGAGAGTGATATTTCGATTGATTCATTAGCTCGGAAGGTGCAAGAGTCGCTCTCTCTGGCGAAAAGGCATAAGTTTTGGGAAACCCAGCCTGTTGGGCAATTCAAGGATCTTGGGGACACGAGTTTGCTGGAAGGACCGATTGAAGCTCCAACACCCTTGTCTGAAGTGAAAAAAGAACCCTATAATCTTCCTAATCTCTATGAATGGATAACTTGTGACATGGATTCTGAAGAGATGTGCGCCGAGGTTTATAACCTCCTAACGAATAACTATGTTGAGGATGATGAGAACATGTTTAGGTTTAACTATTCAAAAGAATTCCTGAGATGGGCTCTTTGCCCTCCTGGTTTTTTTAGGAGCTGGCACGTTGGAGTTAGAGTTAAGAGCTCCAAAAAGTTAGTTGCCTTTATAACTGGGATTCCTGCAAGAATCCGGGTCCGTGATACCGTTGTTATCATGGCTGAGGTTAATTTCCTGTGTGTTCATAAGAAGCTCAGATCAAAACGGCTTGCTCCAGTCATGATTAAAGAGGTGACTAGGAGGGTTCATCTGGAAAATATTTGGCAAGCTGCTTATACTGCTGGCGTGGTCCTTCCTACGCCCGTATCAACTTGTCAATATTGGCATAGATCATTAAATCCAAAGAAGCTTATTGATGTTGGATTTTCTAGGCTGGGTCCAAGGATGACTATGAGTCGAACAATAAAGCTGTACAAGTTACCAGATTCGACTTCTACCCTGGGATTTAGAAAGATGGAGCTCCATGATGTTCCTGCGGTTACACGTTTGCTGAGGAATTACTTAAGTCAGTTTCTTGTTGCGCCTTATTTTGATGAAAATGATGTAGAGCACTGGCTTCTTCCAAAGGAGAATGTTGTTGATAGCTACCTGGTTGAAAGCCCAGAGACTCATGAGATCACTGATTTCTGCAGTTTTTACACTCTTCCATCTTCTATCCTTGGGAACCAAAATTACTCAACTTTGAAGGCTGCTTATTCCTACTATAATGTGTCTACAAAGACTCCACTGCTCCAGCTTATGAATGATGCTCTTATTATAGCAAAACAGAAGCATTATGATGTCTTCAATGCACTGGATGTTATGCAGAATGAGTCTTTTTTGAAGGAGCTGAAATTTGGACCAGGTGATGGGAAACTCCACTATTACCTCTACAACTATCGAATAAACCATGTTTTGAGACCATCAGAACTTGGGCTTGTGCTTTTGTAGTTTAAGCGCTCAGAACTCACTTCCGACATGAACTACTGGATGAATTTTTTGGTAAAGAATGCTGGTTGTCTTAATTCCAGGATGGGCAAAAATCAGCCTGCCAAACTTCATTGGCAATCCATGGTTAGATTTTGAATTTCTTCTTTCCTGTGGAAGATAAATCTTGTGAACTTTCTTGCCTAGTTTCATGGGCAATTTCCTTGTGTTGAGCTTGGCATGTGTTTCAGAACTGCAAAGAGGCTGCTAAAACAATTTCcttgtattattttcttttgctgTTCGTCAAGtttttgtattatataatacGTATTTGGCATTGTATAGTGCCAAAAATCAATTACTTGCTACTCGATCTCTCTTTCTTAATATATAGTGCTTTTGATTATTTGCTTGGAGAGTCCATTACTTCTAGCACAGGAGGAGAGTCAGAGGCCCTTGGAACTCTCTTGTTTGAGTCTAATCGTAGAACGACAGAATCGAGAAAAAATTTCAGTGAGggtgaaatttattaaaaaaaataaaaaataatataataatataaatattttaaaaattgacataatttatttaataccttATGATAGTTCTTTTGTAAGGacttaaaattgaattatcagaatttataattttaattaatcaattaattttttttataactaaaataatttaatttaaataaaaattcaacttaatatGAGTGAGAGtctgttaaaaattttatatcagTGTAAGTCTCAATGAGTGGCCAGCCAAGGTCTCACTGGGTTTAGACTAGCTCTGTCCCTGATCGTAATCacaacattattattttttaaatatattaaaattttatttttaaaatacataactATATTTTAACTAGAAAACTATATATCTAATCtttaattgtataatttatatttttattatatgcctaatttatatgcatatgtaaatttttatttaatacatatatatttataaattttaattctaacctaaacatatattttcttttaattatatttcttttcagAAATCAGGGAGATAAAAGGAGGCAAATATGAGTGAAGAGAAGAAACCGGTATTTAGGTACTTTTGTTAGATTTTTATTATGtgagtttatattaattatatatattttattttatattagataaaattatttttaatatgaggGAAAATGTTGgtgttataaattatttttaatacttttaaatatcatgaataattttaacatttattacTGAGTAACgacatttttataaatgttgatagatttattgacaaaatattttaaaaaatgtcacaATCCTGCATTTACGGTTTATGTTATTCTCGTATCGTTCGCCGCTATTACGGAAATCacttttgctttatttttctctggcTTCCAAAATGTTTCAATTTACTAGATTGTCTCTTGTCTACTCATGGATTCAACGACACTTCAAAATATTGACttattcataaatttttgaatctatagttattttcattttttcaaaacatttggTTGCTTCCTACGCCTTTAATTATAATTCCATCTATCTACGCAAAGAAAAGtctatgcataaaaaaaatcacttgtTAGGCTATTTTtactaacaaatttattttaattttaaatataaagtaGATCACAACCATTAAAGATGAGATTTAATCTTTGTTGattattataacttttaaataaataaattattattaaaaaaaagttacgTTAAATCTAGATTGTACGGAAAcgaaaatgagaaatatttttgataCGAAACGAATACGCGAAAAATAaacattcttctaaaaaataagtataaatagaGTCTAAAACGAGAATGAGAAACATTTCGAAAACATAAAACGACTCTTATAAGCTGTTTTCATACAACATAACGTTAAAGCATATGGTAAACGTTATGTCAAATGTTGGTCAGATAATCAAATTCATAATAAAACAAGAATAATAATTGGAAAACCTTATGCTTTGGGGTGGTGTACAGTAGAGCATGAAGCAAGAGCCAAACAATGGATAATTTGGCTATGGTGTTGGAAGCCAACACTGATGGAGAAAGGTGGCTGAACCGTGTCATGGGAGTGGGCATCAAGTTTCGCGGGCCAAAAATTAAGGGTGGTGTCCCCTCCCTTTGTCCTAAGTGGTTAGATAAATTGAGTGATTGAGCCACTAAATGAATAAGAGGAATcataaaatttgagtttatgAGATAGAGACAAAGGAAAAGTGGTGGGTGTAATGGTGCGACTTTGGAGGCAAGAAAAATATTGGAGAATAATGAAGGAATggaaatcaaaaacaaaatagaacaATAACGGATAGTCATGCAAAGATAAATGATGAGGGTGGAGAGTTGGAGATGGTCAATTGGTGATGATTAATTACCATTTTTAAAGTAGAGTTGAGaaggaaatgggagaagaaaaaaagaaaaagaaaaatggtcaATTTAAAGGGAATCAAAAAGTCATAAAAATCGTTAATGACGATGatacttaaaaagaaaaataataattgatagcAAAGATAAAACAACACGAGATGATGATAATAAGTGGTGGCTATAAAAATgttgatttacaaataatatgaGATAAGTTAGTGAAATTGATCTCAACCACCAGATTGTCGATCTCTATtagtttatttgtttattttttgttattataagtGAAGCATCAAAACGATGCCGTTTCATGCAAAGAGTTGGAGGGTCACGTTGGCAACCTCGGGCTACCTTTTGGCGCTCGATGGATGGCCACGTGGCAACCATTCATGCATCCAAATGGCGCCTGATTAATCCTTCCGTGCTAAGAAATATTGTGTTGCACGACTTGATCTCAGTCCTCCATCTTACTTTATGATGACCTATCCTAGCCATCCAATGCAGCTATTTATCTCTCCATCGGGATTTGAAGTGATAGACGATATACCCCATTTTGCCATTGACAGTAAAAAATGGGTAAGACCGAGgatcaaagagagagaaaaaagaaaggaaggtaAGTTTTTCGAGAGCCTTCCTTTGAGGTAGCCTTGTGGCTTCCCTTGTTTATGATTTTGTAAAGCCCTGTACATGGCTTTGTTTGTATGTTTTTCTTTCTGGTTTGATAGTTTATATCCTAATCCGTATTAGTGATTTTGGTTATCAAATCAGTACTGTACAGAGTGTTGTTGTGAGTTTTCTTTTTAGGgtgtaatatttatttcttatatagtgcagtgagctcttctcaccagaGTTCAACATGAACGTAGCCCTTTTTGAGTGAATTACGATAAAATCTCTCATATCCTTTACTTtcaatttttgtgtttatttcagTATCGATTCTATCTCTATTGTTGGTTTAAAGGCTCTAGTGGTATCAGCATATGTGTGTGATTCTTAAGTTTgtgcaatattttttattagtatatattttacatGCCACATAAGCTATTATGAAATTTCAAGTAACATTCACCATTTTCCAAGACTACCCATAAAGTAACTATAATTCacgtaaaaatttaaaatagacatacaattattataaaaaaaaattatgagtaataATAAGATTATAACGGGGAGAGATGAAAAGGAGACGGTTTATTGATTATCCCTCCTCCGTTCTCGGCGCTCCAAGCTACGGCGATGGTGTGACGGAAGTGCGTTTCGCGAGTGTGTGTGGAGCAGCGCTTCTTCTCTGTAGAAGCTGCTTTTCGCCTTCCTTCGGCTCCTTCCCTTGGCGCTGCAGAGGAGGCAAGCTCTCTTTCTTCCCCTATCCGCCTTTTCGGATATTTTATACTTT is from Diospyros lotus cultivar Yz01 chromosome 2, ASM1463336v1, whole genome shotgun sequence and encodes:
- the LOC127794512 gene encoding glycylpeptide N-tetradecanoyltransferase 1-like, translated to MADNNSTSDSQAKSHTQNPDGDLHSESDISIDSLARKVQESLSLAKRHKFWETQPVGQFKDLGDTSLLEGPIEAPTPLSEVKKEPYNLPNLYEWITCDMDSEEMCAEVYNLLTNNYVEDDENMFRFNYSKEFLRWALCPPGFFRSWHVGVRVKSSKKLVAFITGIPARIRVRDTVVIMAEVNFLCVHKKLRSKRLAPVMIKEVTRRVHLENIWQAAYTAGVVLPTPVSTCQYWHRSLNPKKLIDVGFSRLGPRMTMSRTIKLYKLPDSTSTLGFRKMELHDVPAVTRLLRNYLSQFLVAPYFDENDVEHWLLPKENVVDSYLVESPETHEITDFCSFYTLPSSILGNQNYSTLKAAYSYYNVSTKTPLLQLMNDALIIAKQKHYDVFNALDVMQNESFLKELKFGPGDGKLHYYLYNYRINHVLRPSELGLVLL